The genome window TTAAAGAACGTTGCGTTTTATTATTTATGCCGTACGTGGATACTGATATCCTAAATCAGTTGGTTAAAAGCATATTAATCGCGCCTATAACAAAATTATATGCTTGAGAATTCCAAAGTTATCAACGCCGTATCGCCGCATGTATTAATGGTGGCACGCAATTGTTGGCGCATAGGAGTTCCACCATCCTGGGTTGTGAACGCTTcatgtaggtacatgtatacatttcgTTCACGCATGGGATATATGATGTAATGAGTATAACATTATCAGTACATTCATCCTCGCAATAAGAATTTGGTTATATTGTGCATCACTCTCATTTGTTCTTAAATTGATTATTCCCAGATTAATGTgttaattcattttttcatttcaggTTGTGATCTGGTTAACAGTTTGTTACACTTTGATTGGAAATTCTGAGGGATCTTGGTCACCAGGACCAATTGTAACAGACCCAGATCCATTTCGCTTTAACACTGATGATCCCAAAATCGACCTTGAACCAACAACACGATCTACAACTACATCAACTTCAACGTCTACAACTACAActactccaacaactacaaccaccactccaacaacaactaccactactactccgacaacaactacaacaacaacctCAACTACAACCACCACCCCAACAACCACTACCACCACCACTCCAACCACTACTACCACTACCACTCCAACCACTACTACCACTACCACTCCAACCACTACAACTACCACGACGACGACCACTACAACACCTCCTGTTGTCAAAGACTGCGTGATTGAGTTAGACAACGAGTGCTTGGAACCAAAACAACTTTTGTCGGTGCTACCAGAAACAAGGGAATTTATGATATTTCGGCAAGTTACCTTTGATATACATGAAATTACATTTATTGAGTTTTTAATTATTCGATGTACGTTACATACCACTTAAACTTACATATTTGACAAAGTTACTATTTAACTATACGAAACacattaaaactaaaataataatatacaactTTGTAAGAGAACGTAAAAGGAACCAAATGTAGATTACGTTCAACGTCTTTTTCAGAATACGCCTCCGCAATGCGCTCATTTTAGACAAACAAGCTAAATTATTTCTTCTACAAATACCGCATGAAGATGAAAAGGAAGAGGAAGAAACAGCGTGTGTATTGGACACGTCAAATGGCAGGTATGCTGGATACAAGTTAACGTAGGTCAGCATATGTACGTCCCTGTAATGATGACATTGTTTATACACCGTACCTTTGATATTAGAAGACTCTctaatatatgtagatatgaaaaacggaatattctacccgagggttaCAAAAAGTTGTAAAAGCAGTGATCCCAAGGGAAGAAaaatccctatccttcatatccacacatGAAACAGTATTTTAACTCAAATTTCGACGTCTTgtaattttacaactatgatatact of Argopecten irradians isolate NY chromosome 7, Ai_NY, whole genome shotgun sequence contains these proteins:
- the LOC138327071 gene encoding salivary glue protein Sgs-3-like codes for the protein MYIKVVIWLTVCYTLIGNSEGSWSPGPIVTDPDPFRFNTDDPKIDLEPTTRSTTTSTSTSTTTTTPTTTTTTPTTTTTTTPTTTTTTTSTTTTTPTTTTTTTPTTTTTTTPTTTTTTTPTTTTTTTTTTTTPPVVKDCVIELDNECLEPKQLLSVLPETREFMIFRQVTFDIHEITFIEFLIIRCTLHTT